The following coding sequences are from one uncultured Desulfobacter sp. window:
- the rpsS gene encoding 30S ribosomal protein S19 — protein sequence MPRSLKKGPYIAPELLKKVLEIQKSSSNKVIKTWSRRSTILPEMVGTTFAVHNGKKFIPVFVTENMVGHKLGEFSPTRTYWGHAADKKSKR from the coding sequence ATGCCAAGATCATTAAAAAAAGGACCCTATATCGCGCCTGAGCTTCTTAAAAAAGTTCTTGAAATCCAGAAGTCCAGCAGCAATAAAGTAATTAAAACCTGGTCGCGCCGTTCTACAATTTTACCTGAAATGGTTGGGACTACCTTTGCTGTTCATAATGGAAAAAAGTTTATTCCTGTGTTTGTAACAGAGAATATGGTGGGACATAAACTTGGTGAATTTTCACCCACAAGAACTTATTGGGGTCATGCCGCAGATAAAAAATCCAAACGGTAA